Proteins co-encoded in one Deltaproteobacteria bacterium genomic window:
- a CDS encoding DUF465 domain-containing protein, whose amino-acid sequence MESHEEQLIRSLMETDPELRTHYQEHLELKRRSEELKHQHFLTEEEEIELKRIQKQKLAGKDRMMEILSRHRQPAA is encoded by the coding sequence ATGGAAAGTCACGAAGAGCAACTCATCCGCTCACTGATGGAAACCGATCCTGAGCTGCGAACTCATTACCAGGAACATCTGGAATTGAAGCGACGCTCTGAAGAACTGAAACATCAACACTTTTTGACGGAAGAAGAAGAAATAGAACTGAAACGCATCCAGAAACAAAAGCTTGCCGGCAAAGACAGGATGATGGAGATCCTGTCTCGCCACCGGCAACCCGCAGCCTAA